In the Populus trichocarpa isolate Nisqually-1 chromosome 1, P.trichocarpa_v4.1, whole genome shotgun sequence genome, one interval contains:
- the LOC18094170 gene encoding mitochondrial carnitine/acylcarnitine carrier-like protein, which produces MGEVAKDLTAGTVGGAAQLLVGHPFDTIKVKLQSQPAPLPGQAPKFAGAVDAVKQTLAAEGPRGLYKGMGAPFATVAAFNAVLFSVRGQMEALLRSQPGAPLTVNQQVVAGAGAGVAVSFLACPTELIKCRLQAQSALASSDSAVVAVKYGGPMDVARHVLKSGGVRGLFKGLVPTMAREIPGNAAMFGVYELLKQSFAGGQDTSHLGRGSLIVAGGLAGASFWASVYPTDVVKSVIQVDDYKNPKFSGSIDAFRKILASEGIKGLYKGFGPAMARSVPANAACFLAYEVTRSSLG; this is translated from the exons ATGGGGGAAGTAGCAAAGGACTTGACTGCCGGGACAGTCGGGGGTGCTGCACAATTGTTAGTTGGGCACCCCTTTGACACCATCAAGGTCAAGCTCCAGAGCCAGCCTGCTCCACTCCCTGGCCAAGCTCCAAAGTTTGCTGGTGCAGTAGATGCTGTCAAGCAGACTTTAGCTGCTGAAGGCCCAAGGGGTTTATACAAAGGTATGGGAGCTCCATTTGCTACTGTGGCAGCCTTCAATGCTGTTCTTTTCTCAGTGAGGGGACAAATGGAGGCATTGTTGAGGTCTCAACCTGGTGCCCCACTTACTGTTAACCAGCAAGTTGTTGCTGGTGCGGGTGCTGGAGTTgctgtttcttttcttgcttgtcCCACTGAATTGATAAAGTGCAG GTTGCAAGCACAAAGTGCATTGGCAAGTTCAGACTCAGCAGTGGTGGCAGTGAAGTATGGAGGGCCAATGGATGTGGCCAGGCATGTTCTCAAATCAGGTGGTGTGAGGGGTCTCTTCAAGGGCTTGGTTCCTACTATGGCACGTGAAATTCCTGGAAATGCTGCTATGTTTGGTGTTTATGAATTGTTGAAGCAGTCCTTTGCAGGAGGCCAGGATACTTCTCATTTGGGAAGGGGCTCTTTGATTGTGGCCGGTGGCTTAGCTGGCGCTTCCTTTTGGGCATCTGTCTACCCCACTGATGTCGTCAAAAGTGTCATTCAGGTTGATGATTACAAAAATCCCAAGTTCTCGGGCTCCATCGATGCTTTTAGGAAGATCCTGGCGTCTGAAGGTATCAAAGGCTTGTACAAGGGTTTTGGCCCTGCCATGGCTCGAAGTGTCCCTGCAAATGCAGCCTGCTTCTTGGCATATGAGGTGACAAGGTCTAGCCTGGGGTGA
- the LOC18094172 gene encoding AT-hook motif nuclear-localized protein 23: MAGLDLGTTSRYVHQLHHRPDLHLQHQPDPEDHDSNRAGGGLGGGSGGHFSTDHHHDDGSHQGLDLVAAAANSGQGDLVGRRPRGRPAGSKNKPKPPVIITRESANTLRAHILEVGNGCDVFECVANYARRRQRGICILSGAGTVTNVSIRQPAAAGAIVTLHGRFEILSLSGSFLPPPAPPGATSLTIFLAGGQGQVVGGSVVGELTAAGPVIVIAASFTNVAYERLPLDEDDQLQMQSGGGGGGGGGAGGGGVGNSPFNESGTPSGGLPFFNLPLNMTANVQLPVDGWGGNSGGRVPF, encoded by the coding sequence ATGGCCGGTTTAGATTTAGGCACTACTTCTCGTTACGTACACCAGCTCCACCACAGACCTGACCTTCACCTCCAGCACCAGCCTGATCCTGAAGACCACGATTCCAATAGGGCTGGAGGCGGTCTTGGAGGCGGCAGTGGTGGTCACTTTTCTACTGATCACCACCACGACGATGGTTCGCACCAAGGTCTTGACCTTGTTGCTGCCGCGGCTAACTCCGGGCAAGGAGACTTAGTTGGCCGTAGGCCTCGAGGCCGTCCAGCTGGTTCTAAAAACAAACCGAAGCCTCCTGTTATCATTACTCGCGAGAGTGCCAACACACTGCGTGCCCACATTCTTGAAGTAGGAAATGGGTGCGATGTATTCGAGTGCGTGGCTAACTACGCGCGTAGACGGCAGCGCGGGATTTGCATACTGAGCGGAGCAGGGACAGTAACAAATGTTAGCATCAGGCAACCAGCTGCAGCAGGAGCTATTGTGACTCTCCATGGCAGATTTGAGATCTTATCTCTGTCTGGATCTTTCTTGCCACCTCCAGCTCCACCTGGCGCAACGAGCCTCACAATCTTCCTTGCTGGGGGACAAGGCCAGGTGGTGGGAGGAAGCGTGGTAGGAGAGCTTACCGCAGCAGGGCCGGTTATAGTGATTGCAGCATCCTTCACAAACGTGGCATATGAGAGGCTGCCTTTGGATGAGGATGACCAATTGCAGATGCAgagtgggggtgggggtgggggtggaggTGGTgccggtggtggtggtgttgggaATAGTCCTTTTAATGAATCGGGAACGCCTTCTGGGGGGCTGCCGTTCTTTAATTTGCCGCTTAATATGACCGCTAACGTGCAGTTGCCAGTGGATGGATGGGGAGGGAACTCAGGCGGTAGGGTTCCCTTTTGA